GGTACACTGACGATGAACGCGGACGGCGGTTATGTGTTCACGCCAGTGGCGAACTACAACGGTGACGTGCCAGTGGTGACGTACGTGGTGACGGATGGCTCGTCGGACGATACGTCGACGTTGACGATCGACATCAATGCCGTGAACGACGACTTTACCGATGCGAACGAAACTCACACAACGAATGAAGATGTTGTGTTGAGTGATACGGTGTTAAGCGGCACCAGCAGTGTGGACGGCGACGTGACGGTGAAAACGTTCACGTTGAGCTTGGATGGCAGCAGCACACAGACCACCTTCAATGCCGGTCAAACGGCGACGATTGCGGGCGTGGGTACACTGACGATGAACGCGGACGGCGGTTATGTGTTCACGCCAGTGGCGAACTACAACGGTGACGTGCCAGTGGTGACGTACGTGGTGACGGATGGCTCGTCGGACGATACGTCGACGTTGACGATCGACATCAATGCCGTGAACGACGACTTTACCGATGCGAACGAAACTCACACAACGAATGAAGATGTTGTGTTGAGTGATACGGTGTTAAGCGGCACCAGCAGTGTGGACGGCGACGTGACGGTGAAAACGTTCACGTTGAGCTTGGATGGCAGCAGCACACAGACCACCTTCAATGCCGGTCAAACGGCGACGATTGCGGGCGTGGGTACACTGACGATGAACGCGGACGGCGGTTATGTGTTCACGCCAGTGGCGAACTACAACGGTGACGTGCCAGTGGTGACGTACGTGGTGACGGATGGCTCGTCGGACGATACGTCGACGTTGACGATCGACATCACAGCGATCAACGATGGCCCTATTGCTACCTCAGAAACTTATTCCGTAATTGAAGGTGGATCTGTTTCTGGTAATTTGGTAACTGATGATACAGGTAATGGCGTAGATAGTGATTTTGAAGGTGACACCTTAACTGTTACTCAAATTAATGGGCAAAATTTAGTCTTTGATTTGAACGGAAAAGCTCATGTTGTCGTTGGTAACGGCGTTTTGACTGTGGATGCCGCTGGTAACTTTAGTTATGCGCAAAATGGTAAAGATCCACTAACAACGCCACCGACATTTACTTATACAGTCACAGATGGAACAGACACAGCAACAGCGACAGTTACGATTAATGAAACAGAGTTTGTTGATAAAATAACAGTCCACGATGCTGTAGCTGTGAACGAGGGTGAAGTAGCTGAGTTTAAGGTGACGTTGAACCAAGCTTCCTCTGAAAATCAGTATGTTAAATTCAAAGCTTTCACTAAGTTTTTGGAAGGTAACCCACAAAAAGATATTTATGATGCCGAGTCGGATGACATCGACCCAAACAGCTTAACTTACGAGTACAAAGATGCTAGCGGTACATTCCAAGTTGCTAATGTCGTTAACGGTTATGTAGAAATTCCAGCAGGAAGAACTGAGCTTCGTGTAACGGTTCAAACCGTGCAAGACGATAAATTTGAATGGACTGAACGTTTTGGACTACACATTGTAGATACAAAATCTCAGGTCGGCGGAACGTCAAGTATTGATGAAGCTAATTCTGATCTGAAAGGTCAGGGTACAATCAAGTTAGATCATACAGATAACCCTACACTTACATTGACGAATGCTAATGCTGTTGATGAAGGAAGTACGGCCATATTTGATGGGCAACTATCGAAGGTGTCTGAAGCGTCGATTGAGATGAAAGTCGAGTTCGAATTTTCTAATGGCGTTGGTAAAGCAAACCTTGAGGATTTAGCCGCAGACAGTAGTAAGCCGTTTTCTGGGGTTACAGTCACTTATGTTTCTGGCGGAGTGATTAAGACTATTCCGGTAAATGAAGTGGATGGTACATTCACGCTTCCTGCGAAAGTTACGGATTTCAAAGTTAATGTAGATACAATAAATGACAACCGTTTCGAAACATCTGAAGACTTTGGGATTAAGTTGAGTGAGATACCTTTCCAATCTTCAACAGATGCTAGTAAGGATGTAATCATTAATCACGGTCAGCACGGTGTTAGCGCGTCGGGTTCTATAAACGAAGACGCTGCTGATAAACCAACTGTAAATGTTGCCAATGCTCGTTCGGTAATTGAGGGTGGGACCTTAGAGTATAGCGTTTTACTTACTGGTTCTTCTGATGTAGACGTAACATACTCAATAAACCTCCCTAATAGTAGTGACGTTAAAAAATCAGACATTTCGTTTACTAATGGCGTCACATTGAGCGCCGATGGACAATCTATTGTCGTGCCTAAAGGCGTATATTACTTTAAAGTTATTGTTCCGACATTAGATGACGTTCTTGTAGAAACTACTGAAAGTTATACGATTACTATTGGTGGCGATACCGGTACAGGTTCAATACTAGATAATGAAGTTGCACCTGTTATCAGGAACCAATTTGTTAGCGTGTCTGAAGAAGGTTTGGCTGAAGGGATCGCAGATATTACCGGTATTCCTAGCGACTCTACGGATGGTCACTCTATACAAGGTAATCTTGTTATTACTGACGCTAATAACAACTTGTCTGACACTGTGTTTAGTGAAACAAGCTCAATCAACATTACAACATCGACCGGTCAGCCTTTGACATCAGAAGGGCATACTATTGATTGGGCGGTATCGCCTGATGGTCATGCACTTACTGGCACTGCTAACGGAAAGGTTGTTATCGAAGCGACTTTAAATAGTAGTGGACATTATACGGTACAACTTAAAGCTCCTATTGATCACCCTAACACCAGTGGGGAAGATAACTTATCGATTCATATTCCAGTGATTGCTAAGGATACTTCCGGGTTGTCTAGCTCTGGAGGTCAGATTACGGTTTCAATTGAAGACGACCAGCCAGATGCTAAATATCAAGAAATTGATACGACTATTCATACTCAAGGCACTAATGTTCAGCTTATTTTGGATGTTTCTCTCTCAATGGAAGGAGATCGTTTCGATGTTCTGAAAGCATCTGTATTGCAAATGCTTAGTCAATATGCAGGAGCATCAGATAATGTCCGTGTTCAGCTTATAACATTCAACTATAACGTTTCTCTAGTTGAGCATAATAACAAAGCATGGATGACTGTCGACGAAGTGAGGGGTTATATCAACGCACTACAGGCCAGCGGTGGTACAGCTTATGATGATGCGATACAGGGTGGTAAGAATTATTGGAATACGGACTCCAATTTACGTATACCTAACGCAAATAACGTCAGTTATTTCATCAGCGATGGCGCAACACATGACGATGATAAAATTGATAGATATGAAGAGGCTTCATGGAAGTGGCATTTAACTACTAACAATATTACCGCGCATGCAGTTGGAATTGATCTAAAAGGTAGCAAAAATCAGATAAACAAAGTTGCATATGATGGAACAGGTCCCAAAGATAAAAACGCAGAGTTTATTGATGATGAATCTCAGCTGAGTGATGCACTTATTCATTCAATCGTACAAAACGTAACAGGTTCAATCTCAGATAGCGGTTCTGGTTCTGGTTTTGGAGCAGATGGTGGTTACGTAAGTCAGATCAAATTTGGAACTGGTTCATTTAACTTTAATGGTTCGACTATCTCAACGTCGGGAACTATGCCTTCGAATATAAGCTACTCTAAGGATGAAGCAACGAACAAATTAACCATAACCGTCGATGGTAAGTTCGCATTCGTAATTGACCTTGACACCGGAGCGTATGAGTTTAGTGGTAAACCCCAAGATAAGCCTTCAACACTTAATTTTGATTACACACTGAAAGACGGTGATGGTGATACTAGTAGTAATAAGTTGGTGTTTAATGTTCCTGCTAGTAAATCCGGTTTAGATATTAGTGCGCCAGGTGATGCGGTCGATACTCTTAAGCTATACCATCATCAAAATGGTAATGCTAAGCTCCAATGGAGCTCTGTTGGAACGGATTCAACAACAGAGTATTTCACGAAATCAGAAGTGGCTAATGGATTTAAAGTAAATGTTGGCGCTGGAGGAGATCATGTACACCTTGGAAAGGGCGACGATATCATTTGGCTTGGTGACAGTCATTCAAAGCTGGATGAAGCGGGCGATATTGCATCTAAGCAGGCTAACGCTCAAGCAACATTAGAATCATTTACTAACGGTTCAGACAGTAGCTTGTTAGCATCAAACAGCAATGGTGAAGGCGCTGCCTTTAATAACTCTATGCCGAGTCAAAGTAACGCTTATTTAGATATTGCTCATAGTGGTGCTGGCGATGATTATGTATACGGTGAAAAAGGTATTGATGTCATTTTCGGTAGTGCTGGTAATGACTACCTAGATGGTGGACAAGGTAATGATGGCCTCCGAGGTGGTACTGGCAACGATACACTTAAAGGTGGATCTGGTGATGATATTCTTATCGGTGGTCTTGGTAACGATATATTAACTGGCGGCAGTGATGACGACATCTTTAAGTTTGTAGATCAGGATAAGGCTAGTTCTCAGAACGATATTAGAGATGGTGAAAGAGATATTATTACTGACTTTACAAAGGGGCAGGATAAGATTGATTTATCAGAACTACTTCACACAGGTGCGAATGATACTGTTGATAGTTTACTAAAAAACAATCAAATTGATGTTGTCGAGAGTAATGGTGATTTAACCGTTACGATCTCTGAGGCAGGGACTTCGGCTGGTGAGAATAGTCAACAAATTGTTCTTGAAGGTGCTGCTGGCCAGTACGCGGGGCTATCTGAGAGTGCAATCCTAAGTGACTTGCTGAAGATATACGACACAACAAGCAACTAAACAAAAAGGGCCGAAAGGCCCTTTTTTTATATCTCAATTTAGTAAAGTCATCACGATGAAGAAGACCTTACATTGAAGTTATAACATGCTGCAGTTACAAGACTTTACAGGCAAATCCTTTCAGGTAGAAACCTTCTGGGTACGCTGTATCCGTTAGGTGGTCAGCGGCTTGCTCGAAGCGCTCGACAAATTTAACAGTTCTGCCTGCATCTAGAGCTGCGTCAGCGATGATTTTTTGGAACAAATCAGTGCCCATCAAGCCAGAGCAAGAGTAGGTGAGTAGAGTGCCACCAGGATTTAGGATTTGCATTGCAAGCATGTTCACGTCTTTGTAGCCGTTTGCACCTGACGTTAGGTTGTTCTTACTTGAAACGAATTTTGGTGGATCCATGATCACGACGTCAAACTTAGTGCCTTGATCTCGGTATTCTCGAAGTAATTTGAATACGTCTGCATTTAGGAATACCGCATGTTTTTTCGAGATATCAAACTCGTTAAGTTCGGCGTTGAACTTAGCAGTATCAAGAGCTAATTGAGATACGTCAGCGTTAATCACACGCTTCGCTTCGCCTTTAAGTGCGTAAAGGCCAAAACCACCAGTGTATGAGAAACAGTTAAGCACATCTTTGCCTTTAACATACTTCATAGACTCCTTACGGCTATCACGTTGGTCCATGTAGAAGCCAGTTTTGTGGCCTTCCATAATGTTTACGCTGATTTTGACGCCGTTCTCTTCAATAACCACTGACTTAGGTGGCTCTTCACCGTGAAGTACGCCAACAACTTGTTCTAGGCCTTCTTTTTTACGGACCGCTACGTCAGAACGCTCGTAGATATTACAGTCTGGGAAGCATTCGATTAAAGCTTCAACCAATACGCTCTTATTGAATTCAGCGCCCGCACTTAGTAGTTGGCAAACTAAGAAGTCTTGATATTTGTCGATAGTGATACCTGGCAGTCCATCAGACTCTGCAGCGGTAAGACGGTAGCCAGTTAAACCATCACGCTCAATGATGTCTTCACGCAGTGATTGCGCGTCTTGAATTCGTTTTACGAAGAACGCTTTGTTAATTTCTTCTTTTTCAAATGTCCAAACACGAGCTCGAATTTGAGATTCTGGTGAGTAAGCCGCTTTTGCTAGCCATTGACCATTCTGAGCATATACGTCTACAGTTTCACCTTGTTGTGGTTCGCCTTCGACCTTATCGATACCGCGTGAAAATACCCAAGGGTGTTTACGGCGTAGTGATTTATCTCGGCCTTTAGCTAGATGAATTGAAGGAGTCATAATTTACTCTGTTTGTTGAATTTGAAGGAGGGGTATTGTCGGGGAAGTACAAGGGAAAAGCAAATAAGAAAGGGCTGCAAAAGCAGCCCTTGTATTGAACCATCATTAGATGGTGGTTAGATGTTAGTATTAAGCTTTAAGACCTGTCAGCAAACCTTCCATCGTATCGCTCTGCTTACGAAGTTGGTCAACGTTAGAGTTACTCTTACTGATCATCTCGCAGATGCCGTCTGATTGATGACGAATCTCTTCAACACTTTGTGCAATGTTATCCGCAACGACACCTTGCTCTTCTGCAGCAGTAGCAATTTGCGTACTACTATCAGAAATAGACTGGTTTTTCTCAGCTAAAGAACCGATCTCAACGTTCACTTCCGACATCAGTGTTTGGCCTTCATTGGCATTGTTTACTGTCACTTCCATCAGTTTTGTTAATGATTGACTGTTACGCTGTAACGACTCGATCATGCTCTGGATTTCAACTGTCGCTTGTTGAGTTCGTCCGGCAAGAGCGCGAACTTCATCAGCAACAACTGCAAAACCACGGCCTTGCTCTCCAGCTCGAGCAGCTTCAATCGCAGCGTTTAGCGCTAACAGGTTAGTTTGTTCAGAGATACCATTGATGGTTGCGACTACTTCATCGATCTGCGCTGCATTAGCATCGAGTTCTTCTACTGCTTGCGAAGCCGATTGGATCTCTTGGGATAAGCTAGAGATCGATTCCAAAGTATTAGAAACCTTAACTTGACCACTTTGTGCGACACCACGAGCGTCCATTGTTTGAGTGCTTGAATCATGGGCAAGGGTAGCGACTTCGCGAATCGTTGCTGCCATTTGTTCAGTTGCGCTGGCGAGGCTATTCAAGTGCTCTTGTTGATTACTTGAGATATCTGAGCTTTGTTGCGTTGATTGGTTCAAATCCGAGCTGATTTGCTGCATGAGAGCAACGGACTCTTGGATTGAGAGAACCATGTTTTGTTCACGCTCGGCTACCTTATCGATAGTAATAGCAATTTCACTGAACTCATCGCGAACTAAAAAGTAGTTCATGCGACAAGTTAAATCGCCACTCGCAAGTGTGCTGAGTGCTTTGTTCATCGAGAACATAGCACCACCAATGAAAGTCATGATGTAGTAAACCCCCAGAGCTATCAGCGTGAGAGTTACTGCAATAATCGATACCTGAGTAGTAGACAGAGCTGACCATAAGTTTTGGTCATGGCTTGCGACTAAACTGAAGGCGCCATTCATGACAGAAACAGATCCTGCGCCATATCCTAAAGAGATGGTGTCAGAATTGCTAACGAGTTGAGCGACCTGATCTTTAGTGAGTTGTCCAGCTTCAATCAGCCCTTTCATCAGGTGTAATTCATCCTGGTAAAGGTGAGCAAGTAAAGAGTCCGCGGCGCTATCTAAAACTAGAGTAAGTATAACCAGAGCGATAAGAGGTAATAAGAATAGTAGATAGAACTTTTCTTGGATTTTTAGGTGAATGAGATATTTGTCAATCCAACGAAACGGGATTTCTTTCATAATTGTAATACTCGAAGTAAGCCCACCAATAAATGGTGAATGAATAGAATCGCAACTATATCATCCATATAATTTATGAGGCAACGTTATGGAAACTCTGCAGTATATTTTTGTCGTGTCAGGCGTAGTTCAGTGTGTTGGATTTCGTTATCACACCAGTAGGCAGGCGCTGGATTTGGGCATTTCCGGCTATGCAAAGAACCTAAATGATGGTCGAGTTGAAGTGTTAGCGGTCGGAGAGGAGCTGAAACTTGAGAAGTTACACGCTTGGCTTAATCTTGGACCATCGAGCGCGACAGTAGACAATGTCGTCATGCATCAAGTTAAAGATAGTGAGCGGCAGGACGTATGTGTAGGGGAATTTAAAATACTGTAGGACACTACAGTATTTAACTTTTTACGTTGAGATCAACCTAGCGCTATTTTAGTTCTACAAGCATTTTGCTGGTTTAGGTAAACCGGCGAGCTTGGTTGCTTGTTTGGCAGGGCCTTTTTTGAATAATTTGAAAAGGTACTTACTGTTGCCTTTTTCTGGGCCATGCGCCTTTTCGATTGCTTTAACGAGCATGCGAACGGCTGGAGATGTCTTGAATTCTTCGTAAAAGCTCCTTACAAAATGTACGACTTCTAAGTGTGCATCAGTAAGTTCAATTTCCTCATCTTGAGCAAGAATTTCAATCATACCTTCTTCCCATTGAGTGTAATCCAACAGATAACCTTGAGCGTCGGTTTCGATTTGCTTGCCGTTATATTCAAACATGTTTAATCCAGAGTCCAATTAACTATCCGGATAGAGTATATGACCAAGTTTATCTTTCTCAACAGAAATTGTAGCTATCTCAAAAAATATTGCACTTATGGATAAAAAAAGCCCAAGAGATAGGCTCTTGGGCTAGATATGATTCAATGATAGGAGCGATTAGTCGTCGTTACCCATAATGCCTAAGATGCTTAGTAGGCTGATGAAGATGTTGTAGATAGAAACATACAAGCTAATCGTTGCAGAGATGTAGTTCGTTTCACCACCACGAATGATGCTTTGCGTTGTTAGCAAGATTACACCAGTCGAGAATAGGATAAACATACCGCTCATTGCCAGTGATAGTAGTGGCATTTGTAGGAAGATGTTTGCAACCATGCCGACTAGCAGAACAACGAAACCAGCCATTAGCATACCGTTAAGGAATGAAAGGTCACGTTTAGTTGTTAGGGCGTAAGCAGATGCAGCCATAAATGCCAGTGCAGTACCGCCAAGTGCAGTTAGGATGACATCACCCATGCCTGCGCCAACGTACATGTTTAAGATTGGACCGATGGTGTAGCCTAAGAAACCTGTAAATAGGAATGTGAAGACTAGACCCATGCTGTTGTCACGGTTCTTTTCTGTTAGGAATAGAAGGCCGTAGAAACCAACTAGCATAATGATAAGACCAGGGCGAGGAAGGTTCATCGCCATAGATACGCCTGCTACTACAGCAGACCAAAGTAATGTCATAGACAGTAGTGCGTAGGTGTTACGCAACACTTTATTGGTTTGCAGAGCACTTTCTTGAGATGCTGTGCGTGAAAACATAGGGCTGTTCATAATCTTCCTCGTAAGGTGACTTCAATAGTTATTAGTACATTTATGGGGCTGAAAGTTCGAAAAATCAAGTCTTTCATTCCTCTTGTATACCTAAAATAATAATCAAAATAGTCGGTTAAGTGTTTCTGAAGGTGTAACAAAGTATTTCTAATGACGATAAAGTGTCGCTAACACTCGATGTTCAAACTTTTATAGTTACTGGCTAATGATTTATAACCTTTGGAAAACGAACGATAACATCGAAAAATAAAAAGAACATCGAAAAATAAAGAGGCGACCTAAGCCGCCTCTGTAGTTTATGCATCATAACATATTAATGGTGCAAGATTTGGCTCAAGAAGTTCTGCGTCCTATCCGATTGTGGGTTTTCAAAGAAGTCGACCGGGTTGTTCTCTTCTATGATTTCACCGGCATCCATAAAGATAACGCGATCTGCGACCTCTTTAGCAAAGCCCATCTCGTGCGTTACACACAACATTGTCATCCCTTCTTCGGCCAATTCGACCATTACGTCTAATACTTCACGAACCATTTCTGGGTCTAGTGCCGATGTTGGTTCATCAAATAGCATAACCTGAGGGTTCATACACAAAGAACGAGCGATTGCCACACGTTGCTGTTGTCCACCTGACAGTTGGCCTGGGAATTTATCCGCTTGTTCAGGGATTTTTACACGCTCAAGGAATTTCATCGCGATGGCTTCGGCTTCCTCTTTAGGCATCTTTTTGACCCAAATAGGGGCTAGAGTACAGTTCTCTAATACCGTCAGATGTGGAAACAAGTTGAAGTGTTGAAAACACATACCAACATCTCGGCGCACGGCTTCAATGTTTTTTAGGTCTTCCGTCAATTCATTACCTGAAACGAAGATATGACCCTTTTGGTGTTCTTCCAACCGGTTGATACAACGGATCATCGTTGATTTTCCTGAGCCAGAAGGGCCACAGATAACGATTTTTTCGCCTTTCTTAACCTCTAGATTGATGTTTTTAAGTACGTGGAATTCGCCGTACCATTTGTTCATGTCTTTTAACTCGATCATAAGACCTTGAGAGTTGTTTTCTGTTTGCTGCGTCATAATACGTCCTTGATCTTGTTAATTATCGTTTGTGACCGGTGTGAAGTCTGTTTTCCAGCCAAATCGAGTATCTCGACATGCCAAAACAAAACACCCAGAACACTAACGCGACAAATACATAACTTTCTGTTGAATACCCAAGCCACTCAGGGTCGGTATTCGCGGCTTGGCCAATCCCTAGTACATCAAACATACCGATAATCAAAACTAGACTGGTATCTTTGAACAAACCAATAAAGGTATTCACAATTGAAGGAATCGTGATTTTAAGAGCTTGAGGCAGAATGATAAGCCCCGTTTTTTTCCAATAGCTCAACCCTAGAGCGTCAGCGGCTTCGTATTGACCTTTTGGTATTGCTTGCAAACCACCACGGATTACTTCCGCCATATAAGCAGCACTAAACAGTACTACCCCAACAAGCGCACGTATCAGTTTATCGGTCTCCGTCCCCTCTGATAAAAAGAGCGGAAGCATTACCGAGGCCATGAATAGAACCGTAATCAGTGGTACACCACGCCAGATTTCGATGTAAACGGTACACATACTGCGGATGATTGGCATCTCTGAACGACGCCCTAGCGCCAGTGCGACACCGATAGGCAGTGATACAACGATACCAACAAGTGCGATGATTAGTGTAACCAGTAGGCCGCCCCATTTATGGGTATCAACAACCTCTAGACCAAATACACCACCGTATAGTAAGCCTGCAATGATAAACGGGTAGATGTTTACGAAGAATAACCAAATCCACGTACGCTTAGGTGTTTTTTCGTAAGCTAACAAAGCAACAAAAATAGCTAATGTTGCGTAGAAAAAGCGAGGACGCCACAGTTCCGCTTCTGGGTAGAAGCCGTACATGAATTGGTCCCAACGGACGCTAA
Above is a window of Vibrio atlanticus DNA encoding:
- a CDS encoding class I SAM-dependent methyltransferase — its product is MTPSIHLAKGRDKSLRRKHPWVFSRGIDKVEGEPQQGETVDVYAQNGQWLAKAAYSPESQIRARVWTFEKEEINKAFFVKRIQDAQSLREDIIERDGLTGYRLTAAESDGLPGITIDKYQDFLVCQLLSAGAEFNKSVLVEALIECFPDCNIYERSDVAVRKKEGLEQVVGVLHGEEPPKSVVIEENGVKISVNIMEGHKTGFYMDQRDSRKESMKYVKGKDVLNCFSYTGGFGLYALKGEAKRVINADVSQLALDTAKFNAELNEFDISKKHAVFLNADVFKLLREYRDQGTKFDVVIMDPPKFVSSKNNLTSGANGYKDVNMLAMQILNPGGTLLTYSCSGLMGTDLFQKIIADAALDAGRTVKFVERFEQAADHLTDTAYPEGFYLKGFACKVL
- a CDS encoding methyl-accepting chemotaxis protein, whose product is MKEIPFRWIDKYLIHLKIQEKFYLLFLLPLIALVILTLVLDSAADSLLAHLYQDELHLMKGLIEAGQLTKDQVAQLVSNSDTISLGYGAGSVSVMNGAFSLVASHDQNLWSALSTTQVSIIAVTLTLIALGVYYIMTFIGGAMFSMNKALSTLASGDLTCRMNYFLVRDEFSEIAITIDKVAEREQNMVLSIQESVALMQQISSDLNQSTQQSSDISSNQQEHLNSLASATEQMAATIREVATLAHDSSTQTMDARGVAQSGQVKVSNTLESISSLSQEIQSASQAVEELDANAAQIDEVVATINGISEQTNLLALNAAIEAARAGEQGRGFAVVADEVRALAGRTQQATVEIQSMIESLQRNSQSLTKLMEVTVNNANEGQTLMSEVNVEIGSLAEKNQSISDSSTQIATAAEEQGVVADNIAQSVEEIRHQSDGICEMISKSNSNVDQLRKQSDTMEGLLTGLKA
- the yccX gene encoding acylphosphatase: METLQYIFVVSGVVQCVGFRYHTSRQALDLGISGYAKNLNDGRVEVLAVGEELKLEKLHAWLNLGPSSATVDNVVMHQVKDSERQDVCVGEFKIL
- a CDS encoding TusE/DsrC/DsvC family sulfur relay protein — its product is MFEYNGKQIETDAQGYLLDYTQWEEGMIEILAQDEEIELTDAHLEVVHFVRSFYEEFKTSPAVRMLVKAIEKAHGPEKGNSKYLFKLFKKGPAKQATKLAGLPKPAKCL
- a CDS encoding Bax inhibitor-1/YccA family protein — its product is MNSPMFSRTASQESALQTNKVLRNTYALLSMTLLWSAVVAGVSMAMNLPRPGLIIMLVGFYGLLFLTEKNRDNSMGLVFTFLFTGFLGYTIGPILNMYVGAGMGDVILTALGGTALAFMAASAYALTTKRDLSFLNGMLMAGFVVLLVGMVANIFLQMPLLSLAMSGMFILFSTGVILLTTQSIIRGGETNYISATISLYVSIYNIFISLLSILGIMGNDD
- a CDS encoding amino acid ABC transporter ATP-binding protein; its protein translation is MTQQTENNSQGLMIELKDMNKWYGEFHVLKNINLEVKKGEKIVICGPSGSGKSTMIRCINRLEEHQKGHIFVSGNELTEDLKNIEAVRRDVGMCFQHFNLFPHLTVLENCTLAPIWVKKMPKEEAEAIAMKFLERVKIPEQADKFPGQLSGGQQQRVAIARSLCMNPQVMLFDEPTSALDPEMVREVLDVMVELAEEGMTMLCVTHEMGFAKEVADRVIFMDAGEIIEENNPVDFFENPQSDRTQNFLSQILHH
- a CDS encoding amino acid ABC transporter permease encodes the protein MSTHQFQPDLPPPANTVGPVGWLRKNLFNGPINSVVTVVLAYFAFTLLWAIADWAFLSADWIGTTRDACTSEGACWVFISVRWDQFMYGFYPEAELWRPRFFYATLAIFVALLAYEKTPKRTWIWLFFVNIYPFIIAGLLYGGVFGLEVVDTHKWGGLLVTLIIALVGIVVSLPIGVALALGRRSEMPIIRSMCTVYIEIWRGVPLITVLFMASVMLPLFLSEGTETDKLIRALVGVVLFSAAYMAEVIRGGLQAIPKGQYEAADALGLSYWKKTGLIILPQALKITIPSIVNTFIGLFKDTSLVLIIGMFDVLGIGQAANTDPEWLGYSTESYVFVALVFWVFCFGMSRYSIWLENRLHTGHKR